A genomic segment from Capra hircus breed San Clemente chromosome 15, ASM170441v1, whole genome shotgun sequence encodes:
- the LOC102182519 gene encoding olfactory receptor 51F1-like, translating into MLPVQENMEILDNSTSKFPTFLLTGIPGLEFAHAWISIPFCCLYATALSGNSMILFVIVTQQSLHEPMYYFLSMLSAADLGLTVSTMSTTLGILWFDANAISLDMCIIQMFFLHGFAVIESGVLVAMAFDRYVAICDPLRYTTILTSYRIIQMGLLMVIRTVVLIVRLLLLLKPLSFCGGNVLSHSYCYHPDMIKLACSDTLANSICGLIDLILTTGVDTPCIVLSYILIIHSVLSISSPQERHKVFSTCVSHIGAVSIFYIPMISLSLVHRYGRSAPKVVHSMMANMYLLFPPVLNPIIYSVKTKQIRNAILRLLLMK; encoded by the coding sequence ATGTTACCAGTCCAGGAAAACATGGAAATCTTAGATAATTCAACATCTAAATTTCCAACTTTCTTGTTGACTGGAATTCCTGGCCTAGAGTTTGCCCATGCTTGGATCTCCATTCCCTTCTGCTGTCTTTATGCCACTGCCCTCTCTGGGAACAGCATGATCCTGTTTGTCATCGTCACCCAGCAGAGCCTGCATGAGCCCATGTACTATTTCCTCTCCATGCTGTCAGCTGCTGACTTGGGTTTGACTGTCTCTACAATGTCAACCACATTAGGTATCCTCTGGTTTGATGCAAATGCAATCAGTCTAGATATGTGCATTATCCAGATGTTTTTTCTTCATGGGTTTGCCGTCATAGAATCTGGGGTACTGGTGGCTATGGCCTTTGACCGTTATGTGGCCATCTGTGATCCTCTGAGGTACACAACCATTCTCACTAGTTATAGAATCATCCAGATGGGTCTCCTGATGGTTATACGCACTGTAGTATTAATTGTACGACTGCTTTTGCTTCTTAAGCCCCTCAGTTTTTGTGGAGGGAATGTGCTTTCCCACTCCTACTGCTATCATCCAGATATGATTAAATTAGCATGTTCAGATACTCTGGCCAATAGCATCTGTGGATTAATCGATCTCATCTTGACCACAGGAGTAGATACGCCATGCATTGTCCTGTCTTATATCTTGATCATTCACTCTGTTCTCAGTATTTCCTCCCCTCAAGAACGACACAAAGTTTTTagcacctgtgtctcccacattggagcaGTTTCTATTTTCTACATCCCCATGATTAGCTTGTCATTGGTGCATCGCTATGGGCGATCGGCCCCCAAAGTTGTCCATTCAATGATGGCCAATATGtacctgctttttcctcctgtgctCAACCCCATCATCTACAGTGTAAAAACAAAGCAGATTCGCAATGCTATACTCAGGCTTCTTCTTATGAAATAG